A genomic region of Thunnus albacares chromosome 4, fThuAlb1.1, whole genome shotgun sequence contains the following coding sequences:
- the fblim1 gene encoding filamin-binding LIM protein 1, with amino-acid sequence MASAASPKRMVSSVFITLASPYRATVTQQQPTLQAHSAPARDEQHTAVRVNPSDSIPALRQKKEDHSPAEIYSRVDKKGRTLAGDSVRASEPQSPKTVPPGPSRGKLQEDKDDRGAAEFIPPPPPPPVVLPSSLGPLLSEDSAPPPPPSAQTPLSHPPTPGQQPVYNREVETSTPSSGLKQNEQSRGIHTNDQDMGEKNKEVCGFCRKPVAPSEPVIEALNRNYHDGCFQCRSCHIPLAGKQYYNKAGIPLCEDCYQASLELCWACGEVIKDHVIRALERVYHLSCFTCATCKQQIGEQSFAQGEVGEVYCLQDYYRKYAPMCSACNQLIIPKEDGTDSYTVECLGRSYHENCYRCEVCVIQLSPEPNDHGCYPLDGRMLCKSCHLTLVSGQH; translated from the exons ATGGCATCAGCAGCTTCACCAAAAAGGATGGTGTCCTCGGTCTTCATCACCCTGGCGTCTCCCTACCGAGCCACTGTAACACAGCAACAACCCACCCTCCAAGCTCACAGTGCCCCAGCTAGAGACGAGCAGCACACTGCTGTACGAGTCAACCCAAGTGACAGCATCCCCGCCCTCCGACAGAAAAAAGAGGACCACTCGCCTGCTGAGATCTACAGCAGAGTAGACAAGAAAGGCCGGACTCTTGCAGGGGACTCGGTTCGAGCCTCAGAACCTCAGAGTCCCAAAACTGTCCCACCTGGACCCAGCAGAGGAAAGCTGCAAGAGGACAAAGACGACAGGGGTGCTGCAG AgttcatccctcctcctcctcctcctcctgtcgtACTGCCTTCATCTCTGGGACCATTGCTGTCTGAAGATTCagcacctccaccacctccctcTGCCCAAACACCTCTCTCCCACCCTCCGACCCCAGGCCAGCAGCCAGTTTACAACAGAGAG GTGGAAACAAGCACACCATCTAGTgggttaaaacaaaatgaacaatcCCGAGGGATCCACACAAATGACCAAGACATGGGTGAGAAGAATAAAG AGGTGTGCGGCTTCTGTCGGAAGCCCGTGGCTCCTTCTGAACCTGTGATAGAGGCCTTAAACAGGAATTACCATGACGGTTGCTTCCAGTGTAGATCTTGTCACATTCCTCTGGCTGGTAAACAGTACTACAACAAGGCGGGAATCCCACTCTGTGAAGACTGCTACCAG GCCAGTCTTGAACTTTGCTGGGCATGCGGTGAGGTTATCAAAGATCATGTGATCCGCGCACTTGAGCGAGTATACCACCTTTCTTGTTTCACCTGTGCAACATGTAAACAGCAAATTGGAGAGCAAAGCTTTGCACAGGGAGAAGTTGGAGAAGTTTACTGCCTCCAGGACTACTACAG GAAGTATGCTCCAATGTGTAGCGCCTGCAACCAGCTAATCATTCCCAAAGAAGATGGTACTGACAGCTATACTGTTGAATGCCTGGGACGCTCCTACCATGAGAACTGCTACAGATGCGAG GTCTGCGTCATCCAGCTCTCTCCTGAACCAAATGACCACGGCTGCTATCCTTTGGATGGGAGGATGCTTTGCAAATCTTGCCATCTGACCCTGGTTTCTGGCCAGCACTAA